In Mytilus edulis chromosome 4, xbMytEdul2.2, whole genome shotgun sequence, the following proteins share a genomic window:
- the LOC139521219 gene encoding gliomedin-like isoform X11, translating to MAEKMEVNTSVHIRVLYILIFGLYFGFFILLYCNNALWWKVESFDSVNHNNDDNSNHNTKISTENVLLNESARLKRSRTFRSPVSQTTLQECAYLTNICKEQNLGLKGDKGDKGVGGEKGEYGMSGMTGPMGPPGTAGQPGRDGAKGDKGEKGHDGLLGFPGYKGEPGPLGVKGDKGDRGIIGPGGPKGFGGPKGEIGEPGEDGIPGKRGRRGPDGLKGQKGIIGIDGPQGHTGQKGQKGENGETGGPGYRIACNCSDGLKGDTVSSPLAMESWRINSDSPSSAVQSETTQLPPITTVLNTTSSTATKTTAMAALSTTHWTPTLPPRTKVRKLKMIGIPLFLRRSGPVIGSWIRDSALPNNYYVTYDFYGRYVYQYTSTENFKSATIDRTHDLRRYHYYGNSHVVFNGSLYYHRSGESTIVRFDLTHGAISTFKEIHGASYNDSNYLYAKSHVYFDLEFDENGLWAIYRKPRDEKGLHIMKIDPLTMQNIKTWRLEVDPTEYGNGFIAGGILYLVRDITKTKSTLDYAYDLYTDKPYKVPTPMFRNPYKYNTMINYFPRNNARDSRLLAWDNGVQMEYALLF from the exons ATGGCTGAAAAAATGGAAGTAAACACCTCGGTCCATATCCGGGTTTTGtacattttgatatttgggcTTTACTttggattttttattttactctACTGTAATAATGCCTTATGGTGGAAAGTTGAGAGTTTTGATAGTGTTAATCATAATAATGACGATAACAGCAATCATAATACTAAGATTTCAACTGAGAATGTATTACTGAACGAATCAGCTCGATTGAAAAGAAGTCGGACTTTTAGAAGTCCGGTCAGCCAAACG ACTTTGCAAGAATGCGCATATCTAACGAACATATGCAAAGAACAGAATTTAG gGCTAAAAGGAGACAAAG GTGACAAGGGAGTCGGAGGAGAGAAAGGTGAATATGGTATGTCCGGAATGACTGGACCAATGGGACCCCCTGGTACAGCTGGACAGCCAG GAAGAGACGGTGCTAAAGGTGACAAAGGAGAAAAGGGCCACGATGGTTTACTGGGATTTCCGGGCTATAAAGGAGAACCAG GACCATTAGGGGTGAAGGGTGACAAAGGAGACAGAGGAATCATAGGCCCTGGTGGCCCTAAAGGGTTTGGCGGACCTAAAG GAGAGATTGGGGAACCAGGTGAAGATGGCATTCCTGGCAAACGTGGCCGAAGAGGTCCAGACGGTCTGAAGGGTCAAAAGGGAATTATTGGAATAGATGGTCCCCAAGGTCATACAGGTCAAAAAGGTCAAAAAGGAGAGAATGGAGAAACCGGTGGACCAGGTTATAGGATCGCATGTAATT GTTCAGATGGTCTTAAGGGTGACACAG TTTCTTCCCCCTTAGCAATGGAGAGTTGGAGAATCAACAGTGATTCTCCTTCATCAGCCGTGCAGTCAG AAACTACACAATTACCTCCAATAACAACAG tACTTAATACAACATCATCAACAGCAACAAAAACCACGGCGATGGCGGCATTATCAACAACACACTGGACACCTACATTACCTCCTCGGACTAAAG TTCGCAAACTTAAGATGATTGGAATACCGCTTTTTCTAAGACGTTCTGGACCAGTGATTGGTAGCTGGATTCGAGATTCCGCGTTGCCTAATAACTATTATGTGACTTATGACTTCTATGGGCGTTATGTGTATCAATATACATCTACTGAAAACTTTAAGTCAGCCACGATTGATAGAACACATGATCTGCGACGTTATCATTACTATGGGAATAGTCACGTGGTGTTTAATGGTTCTTTATACTACCATAGATCTGGTGAAAGTACAATTGTAAGGTTTGACTTGACACATGGAGCCATTAGCACTTTTAAGGAAATACATGGTGCGTCTTACAATGATAGTAACTATTTATATGCTAAAAGTCATGTGTATTTTGACCTGGAATTTGACGAAAACGGCTTATGGGCCATATATAGAAAGCCGCGTGATGAAAAAGGATTacatattatgaaaattgatcCCTTGACAATGCAGAATATAAAAACATGGCGTCTTGAGGTTGATCCAACAGAATACGGAAATGGATTCATTGCAGGTGGTATTCTGTATTTGGTTAGAGACATCACTAAGACGAAATCAACACTTGATTATGCTTATGATTTATACACAGATAAACCATACAAAGTTCCAACTCCAATGTTCAGAAATCCATACAAGTACAACACAATGATCAATTACTTTCCTAGAAATAACGCCAGAGATAGTCGATTACTTGCCTGGGATAACGGCGTACAGATGGAATATGCACTCCTTTTTTGA
- the LOC139521219 gene encoding gliomedin-like isoform X7, with amino-acid sequence MAEKMEVNTSVHIRVLYILIFGLYFGFFILLYCNNALWWKVESFDSVNHNNDDNSNHNTKISTENVLLNESARLKRSRTFRSPVSQTTLQECAYLTNICKEQNLGLKGDKGDKGVGGEKGEYGMSGMTGPMGPPGTAGQPGRDGAKGDKGEKGHDGLLGFPGYKGEPGPLGVKGDKGDRGIIGPGGPKGFGGPKGEIGEPGEDGIPGKRGRRGPDGLKGQKGIIGIDGPQGHTGQKGQKGENGETGGPGYRIACNCPSGEKGDKGQRGLIGFTGYKGDKGSDGLKGDTGFGLRGLPGTPGKPGSKGDTGDKGSKGACVVSSPLAMESWRINSDSPSSAVQSVRKLKMIGIPLFLRRSGPVIGSWIRDSALPNNYYVTYDFYGRYVYQYTSTENFKSATIDRTHDLRRYHYYGNSHVVFNGSLYYHRSGESTIVRFDLTHGAISTFKEIHGASYNDSNYLYAKSHVYFDLEFDENGLWAIYRKPRDEKGLHIMKIDPLTMQNIKTWRLEVDPTEYGNGFIAGGILYLVRDITKTKSTLDYAYDLYTDKPYKVPTPMFRNPYKYNTMINYFPRNNARDSRLLAWDNGVQMEYALLF; translated from the exons ATGGCTGAAAAAATGGAAGTAAACACCTCGGTCCATATCCGGGTTTTGtacattttgatatttgggcTTTACTttggattttttattttactctACTGTAATAATGCCTTATGGTGGAAAGTTGAGAGTTTTGATAGTGTTAATCATAATAATGACGATAACAGCAATCATAATACTAAGATTTCAACTGAGAATGTATTACTGAACGAATCAGCTCGATTGAAAAGAAGTCGGACTTTTAGAAGTCCGGTCAGCCAAACG ACTTTGCAAGAATGCGCATATCTAACGAACATATGCAAAGAACAGAATTTAG gGCTAAAAGGAGACAAAG GTGACAAGGGAGTCGGAGGAGAGAAAGGTGAATATGGTATGTCCGGAATGACTGGACCAATGGGACCCCCTGGTACAGCTGGACAGCCAG GAAGAGACGGTGCTAAAGGTGACAAAGGAGAAAAGGGCCACGATGGTTTACTGGGATTTCCGGGCTATAAAGGAGAACCAG GACCATTAGGGGTGAAGGGTGACAAAGGAGACAGAGGAATCATAGGCCCTGGTGGCCCTAAAGGGTTTGGCGGACCTAAAG GAGAGATTGGGGAACCAGGTGAAGATGGCATTCCTGGCAAACGTGGCCGAAGAGGTCCAGACGGTCTGAAGGGTCAAAAGGGAATTATTGGAATAGATGGTCCCCAAGGTCATACAGGTCAAAAAGGTCAAAAAGGAGAGAATGGAGAAACCGGTGGACCAGGTTATAGGATCGCATGTAATT GTCCTAGTGGTGAGAAAGGTGATAAGGGACAAAGAGGATTAATAGGTTTTACTGGATATAAGGGAGATAAAG GTTCAGATGGTCTTAAGGGTGACACAG GATTTGGATTAAGAGGTCTACCAGGCACTCCTGGTAAACCTGGGAGTAAAGGGGATACCGGAGACAAGGGGTCAAAAGGAGCTTGTGTTG TTTCTTCCCCCTTAGCAATGGAGAGTTGGAGAATCAACAGTGATTCTCCTTCATCAGCCGTGCAGTCAG TTCGCAAACTTAAGATGATTGGAATACCGCTTTTTCTAAGACGTTCTGGACCAGTGATTGGTAGCTGGATTCGAGATTCCGCGTTGCCTAATAACTATTATGTGACTTATGACTTCTATGGGCGTTATGTGTATCAATATACATCTACTGAAAACTTTAAGTCAGCCACGATTGATAGAACACATGATCTGCGACGTTATCATTACTATGGGAATAGTCACGTGGTGTTTAATGGTTCTTTATACTACCATAGATCTGGTGAAAGTACAATTGTAAGGTTTGACTTGACACATGGAGCCATTAGCACTTTTAAGGAAATACATGGTGCGTCTTACAATGATAGTAACTATTTATATGCTAAAAGTCATGTGTATTTTGACCTGGAATTTGACGAAAACGGCTTATGGGCCATATATAGAAAGCCGCGTGATGAAAAAGGATTacatattatgaaaattgatcCCTTGACAATGCAGAATATAAAAACATGGCGTCTTGAGGTTGATCCAACAGAATACGGAAATGGATTCATTGCAGGTGGTATTCTGTATTTGGTTAGAGACATCACTAAGACGAAATCAACACTTGATTATGCTTATGATTTATACACAGATAAACCATACAAAGTTCCAACTCCAATGTTCAGAAATCCATACAAGTACAACACAATGATCAATTACTTTCCTAGAAATAACGCCAGAGATAGTCGATTACTTGCCTGGGATAACGGCGTACAGATGGAATATGCACTCCTTTTTTGA
- the LOC139521219 gene encoding gliomedin-like isoform X8: MAEKMEVNTSVHIRVLYILIFGLYFGFFILLYCNNALWWKVESFDSVNHNNDDNSNHNTKISTENVLLNESARLKRSRTFRSPVSQTTLQECAYLTNICKEQNLGLKGDKGDKGVGGEKGEYGMSGMTGPMGPPGTAGQPGRDGAKGDKGEKGHDGLLGFPGYKGEPGPLGVKGDKGDRGIIGPGGPKGFGGPKGEIGEPGEDGIPGKRGRRGPDGLKGQKGIIGIDGPQGHTGQKGQKGENGETGGPGYRIACNCPSGEKGDKGQRGLIGFTGYKGDKGSDGLKGDTGFGLRGLPGTPGKPGSKGDTGDKGSKGACVAMESWRINSDSPSSAVQSVRKLKMIGIPLFLRRSGPVIGSWIRDSALPNNYYVTYDFYGRYVYQYTSTENFKSATIDRTHDLRRYHYYGNSHVVFNGSLYYHRSGESTIVRFDLTHGAISTFKEIHGASYNDSNYLYAKSHVYFDLEFDENGLWAIYRKPRDEKGLHIMKIDPLTMQNIKTWRLEVDPTEYGNGFIAGGILYLVRDITKTKSTLDYAYDLYTDKPYKVPTPMFRNPYKYNTMINYFPRNNARDSRLLAWDNGVQMEYALLF, encoded by the exons ATGGCTGAAAAAATGGAAGTAAACACCTCGGTCCATATCCGGGTTTTGtacattttgatatttgggcTTTACTttggattttttattttactctACTGTAATAATGCCTTATGGTGGAAAGTTGAGAGTTTTGATAGTGTTAATCATAATAATGACGATAACAGCAATCATAATACTAAGATTTCAACTGAGAATGTATTACTGAACGAATCAGCTCGATTGAAAAGAAGTCGGACTTTTAGAAGTCCGGTCAGCCAAACG ACTTTGCAAGAATGCGCATATCTAACGAACATATGCAAAGAACAGAATTTAG gGCTAAAAGGAGACAAAG GTGACAAGGGAGTCGGAGGAGAGAAAGGTGAATATGGTATGTCCGGAATGACTGGACCAATGGGACCCCCTGGTACAGCTGGACAGCCAG GAAGAGACGGTGCTAAAGGTGACAAAGGAGAAAAGGGCCACGATGGTTTACTGGGATTTCCGGGCTATAAAGGAGAACCAG GACCATTAGGGGTGAAGGGTGACAAAGGAGACAGAGGAATCATAGGCCCTGGTGGCCCTAAAGGGTTTGGCGGACCTAAAG GAGAGATTGGGGAACCAGGTGAAGATGGCATTCCTGGCAAACGTGGCCGAAGAGGTCCAGACGGTCTGAAGGGTCAAAAGGGAATTATTGGAATAGATGGTCCCCAAGGTCATACAGGTCAAAAAGGTCAAAAAGGAGAGAATGGAGAAACCGGTGGACCAGGTTATAGGATCGCATGTAATT GTCCTAGTGGTGAGAAAGGTGATAAGGGACAAAGAGGATTAATAGGTTTTACTGGATATAAGGGAGATAAAG GTTCAGATGGTCTTAAGGGTGACACAG GATTTGGATTAAGAGGTCTACCAGGCACTCCTGGTAAACCTGGGAGTAAAGGGGATACCGGAGACAAGGGGTCAAAAGGAGCTTGTGTTG CAATGGAGAGTTGGAGAATCAACAGTGATTCTCCTTCATCAGCCGTGCAGTCAG TTCGCAAACTTAAGATGATTGGAATACCGCTTTTTCTAAGACGTTCTGGACCAGTGATTGGTAGCTGGATTCGAGATTCCGCGTTGCCTAATAACTATTATGTGACTTATGACTTCTATGGGCGTTATGTGTATCAATATACATCTACTGAAAACTTTAAGTCAGCCACGATTGATAGAACACATGATCTGCGACGTTATCATTACTATGGGAATAGTCACGTGGTGTTTAATGGTTCTTTATACTACCATAGATCTGGTGAAAGTACAATTGTAAGGTTTGACTTGACACATGGAGCCATTAGCACTTTTAAGGAAATACATGGTGCGTCTTACAATGATAGTAACTATTTATATGCTAAAAGTCATGTGTATTTTGACCTGGAATTTGACGAAAACGGCTTATGGGCCATATATAGAAAGCCGCGTGATGAAAAAGGATTacatattatgaaaattgatcCCTTGACAATGCAGAATATAAAAACATGGCGTCTTGAGGTTGATCCAACAGAATACGGAAATGGATTCATTGCAGGTGGTATTCTGTATTTGGTTAGAGACATCACTAAGACGAAATCAACACTTGATTATGCTTATGATTTATACACAGATAAACCATACAAAGTTCCAACTCCAATGTTCAGAAATCCATACAAGTACAACACAATGATCAATTACTTTCCTAGAAATAACGCCAGAGATAGTCGATTACTTGCCTGGGATAACGGCGTACAGATGGAATATGCACTCCTTTTTTGA
- the LOC139521219 gene encoding gliomedin-like isoform X15: protein MAEKMEVNTSVHIRVLYILIFGLYFGFFILLYCNNALWWKVESFDSVNHNNDDNSNHNTKISTENVLLNESARLKRSRTFRSPVSQTTLQECAYLTNICKEQNLGLKGDKGDKGVGGEKGEYGMSGMTGPMGPPGTAGQPGRDGAKGDKGEKGHDGLLGFPGYKGEPGPLGVKGDKGDRGIIGPGGPKGFGGPKGEIGEPGEDGIPGKRGRRGPDGLKGQKGIIGIDGPQGHTGQKGQKGENGETGGPGYRIACNCSDGLKGDTVSSPLAMESWRINSDSPSSAVQSVRKLKMIGIPLFLRRSGPVIGSWIRDSALPNNYYVTYDFYGRYVYQYTSTENFKSATIDRTHDLRRYHYYGNSHVVFNGSLYYHRSGESTIVRFDLTHGAISTFKEIHGASYNDSNYLYAKSHVYFDLEFDENGLWAIYRKPRDEKGLHIMKIDPLTMQNIKTWRLEVDPTEYGNGFIAGGILYLVRDITKTKSTLDYAYDLYTDKPYKVPTPMFRNPYKYNTMINYFPRNNARDSRLLAWDNGVQMEYALLF from the exons ATGGCTGAAAAAATGGAAGTAAACACCTCGGTCCATATCCGGGTTTTGtacattttgatatttgggcTTTACTttggattttttattttactctACTGTAATAATGCCTTATGGTGGAAAGTTGAGAGTTTTGATAGTGTTAATCATAATAATGACGATAACAGCAATCATAATACTAAGATTTCAACTGAGAATGTATTACTGAACGAATCAGCTCGATTGAAAAGAAGTCGGACTTTTAGAAGTCCGGTCAGCCAAACG ACTTTGCAAGAATGCGCATATCTAACGAACATATGCAAAGAACAGAATTTAG gGCTAAAAGGAGACAAAG GTGACAAGGGAGTCGGAGGAGAGAAAGGTGAATATGGTATGTCCGGAATGACTGGACCAATGGGACCCCCTGGTACAGCTGGACAGCCAG GAAGAGACGGTGCTAAAGGTGACAAAGGAGAAAAGGGCCACGATGGTTTACTGGGATTTCCGGGCTATAAAGGAGAACCAG GACCATTAGGGGTGAAGGGTGACAAAGGAGACAGAGGAATCATAGGCCCTGGTGGCCCTAAAGGGTTTGGCGGACCTAAAG GAGAGATTGGGGAACCAGGTGAAGATGGCATTCCTGGCAAACGTGGCCGAAGAGGTCCAGACGGTCTGAAGGGTCAAAAGGGAATTATTGGAATAGATGGTCCCCAAGGTCATACAGGTCAAAAAGGTCAAAAAGGAGAGAATGGAGAAACCGGTGGACCAGGTTATAGGATCGCATGTAATT GTTCAGATGGTCTTAAGGGTGACACAG TTTCTTCCCCCTTAGCAATGGAGAGTTGGAGAATCAACAGTGATTCTCCTTCATCAGCCGTGCAGTCAG TTCGCAAACTTAAGATGATTGGAATACCGCTTTTTCTAAGACGTTCTGGACCAGTGATTGGTAGCTGGATTCGAGATTCCGCGTTGCCTAATAACTATTATGTGACTTATGACTTCTATGGGCGTTATGTGTATCAATATACATCTACTGAAAACTTTAAGTCAGCCACGATTGATAGAACACATGATCTGCGACGTTATCATTACTATGGGAATAGTCACGTGGTGTTTAATGGTTCTTTATACTACCATAGATCTGGTGAAAGTACAATTGTAAGGTTTGACTTGACACATGGAGCCATTAGCACTTTTAAGGAAATACATGGTGCGTCTTACAATGATAGTAACTATTTATATGCTAAAAGTCATGTGTATTTTGACCTGGAATTTGACGAAAACGGCTTATGGGCCATATATAGAAAGCCGCGTGATGAAAAAGGATTacatattatgaaaattgatcCCTTGACAATGCAGAATATAAAAACATGGCGTCTTGAGGTTGATCCAACAGAATACGGAAATGGATTCATTGCAGGTGGTATTCTGTATTTGGTTAGAGACATCACTAAGACGAAATCAACACTTGATTATGCTTATGATTTATACACAGATAAACCATACAAAGTTCCAACTCCAATGTTCAGAAATCCATACAAGTACAACACAATGATCAATTACTTTCCTAGAAATAACGCCAGAGATAGTCGATTACTTGCCTGGGATAACGGCGTACAGATGGAATATGCACTCCTTTTTTGA
- the LOC139521219 gene encoding gliomedin-like isoform X13 — protein MAEKMEVNTSVHIRVLYILIFGLYFGFFILLYCNNALWWKVESFDSVNHNNDDNSNHNTKISTENVLLNESARLKRSRTFRSPVSQTTLQECAYLTNICKEQNLGLKGDKGDKGVGGEKGEYGMSGMTGPMGPPGTAGQPGRDGAKGDKGEKGHDGLLGFPGYKGEPGPLGVKGDKGDRGIIGPGGPKGFGGPKGEIGEPGEDGIPGKRGRRGPDGLKGQKGIIGIDGPQGHTGQKGQKGENGETGGPGYRIACNCSDGLKGDTETTQLPPITTVLNTTSSTATKTTAMAALSTTHWTPTLPPRTKVRKLKMIGIPLFLRRSGPVIGSWIRDSALPNNYYVTYDFYGRYVYQYTSTENFKSATIDRTHDLRRYHYYGNSHVVFNGSLYYHRSGESTIVRFDLTHGAISTFKEIHGASYNDSNYLYAKSHVYFDLEFDENGLWAIYRKPRDEKGLHIMKIDPLTMQNIKTWRLEVDPTEYGNGFIAGGILYLVRDITKTKSTLDYAYDLYTDKPYKVPTPMFRNPYKYNTMINYFPRNNARDSRLLAWDNGVQMEYALLF, from the exons ATGGCTGAAAAAATGGAAGTAAACACCTCGGTCCATATCCGGGTTTTGtacattttgatatttgggcTTTACTttggattttttattttactctACTGTAATAATGCCTTATGGTGGAAAGTTGAGAGTTTTGATAGTGTTAATCATAATAATGACGATAACAGCAATCATAATACTAAGATTTCAACTGAGAATGTATTACTGAACGAATCAGCTCGATTGAAAAGAAGTCGGACTTTTAGAAGTCCGGTCAGCCAAACG ACTTTGCAAGAATGCGCATATCTAACGAACATATGCAAAGAACAGAATTTAG gGCTAAAAGGAGACAAAG GTGACAAGGGAGTCGGAGGAGAGAAAGGTGAATATGGTATGTCCGGAATGACTGGACCAATGGGACCCCCTGGTACAGCTGGACAGCCAG GAAGAGACGGTGCTAAAGGTGACAAAGGAGAAAAGGGCCACGATGGTTTACTGGGATTTCCGGGCTATAAAGGAGAACCAG GACCATTAGGGGTGAAGGGTGACAAAGGAGACAGAGGAATCATAGGCCCTGGTGGCCCTAAAGGGTTTGGCGGACCTAAAG GAGAGATTGGGGAACCAGGTGAAGATGGCATTCCTGGCAAACGTGGCCGAAGAGGTCCAGACGGTCTGAAGGGTCAAAAGGGAATTATTGGAATAGATGGTCCCCAAGGTCATACAGGTCAAAAAGGTCAAAAAGGAGAGAATGGAGAAACCGGTGGACCAGGTTATAGGATCGCATGTAATT GTTCAGATGGTCTTAAGGGTGACACAG AAACTACACAATTACCTCCAATAACAACAG tACTTAATACAACATCATCAACAGCAACAAAAACCACGGCGATGGCGGCATTATCAACAACACACTGGACACCTACATTACCTCCTCGGACTAAAG TTCGCAAACTTAAGATGATTGGAATACCGCTTTTTCTAAGACGTTCTGGACCAGTGATTGGTAGCTGGATTCGAGATTCCGCGTTGCCTAATAACTATTATGTGACTTATGACTTCTATGGGCGTTATGTGTATCAATATACATCTACTGAAAACTTTAAGTCAGCCACGATTGATAGAACACATGATCTGCGACGTTATCATTACTATGGGAATAGTCACGTGGTGTTTAATGGTTCTTTATACTACCATAGATCTGGTGAAAGTACAATTGTAAGGTTTGACTTGACACATGGAGCCATTAGCACTTTTAAGGAAATACATGGTGCGTCTTACAATGATAGTAACTATTTATATGCTAAAAGTCATGTGTATTTTGACCTGGAATTTGACGAAAACGGCTTATGGGCCATATATAGAAAGCCGCGTGATGAAAAAGGATTacatattatgaaaattgatcCCTTGACAATGCAGAATATAAAAACATGGCGTCTTGAGGTTGATCCAACAGAATACGGAAATGGATTCATTGCAGGTGGTATTCTGTATTTGGTTAGAGACATCACTAAGACGAAATCAACACTTGATTATGCTTATGATTTATACACAGATAAACCATACAAAGTTCCAACTCCAATGTTCAGAAATCCATACAAGTACAACACAATGATCAATTACTTTCCTAGAAATAACGCCAGAGATAGTCGATTACTTGCCTGGGATAACGGCGTACAGATGGAATATGCACTCCTTTTTTGA
- the LOC139521219 gene encoding gliomedin-like isoform X4, whose translation MAEKMEVNTSVHIRVLYILIFGLYFGFFILLYCNNALWWKVESFDSVNHNNDDNSNHNTKISTENVLLNESARLKRSRTFRSPVSQTTLQECAYLTNICKEQNLGLKGDKGDKGVGGEKGEYGMSGMTGPMGPPGTAGQPGPLGVKGDKGDRGIIGPGGPKGFGGPKGEIGEPGEDGIPGKRGRRGPDGLKGQKGIIGIDGPQGHTGQKGQKGENGETGGPGYRIACNCPSGEKGDKGQRGLIGFTGYKGDKGSDGLKGDTGFGLRGLPGTPGKPGSKGDTGDKGSKGACVVSSPLAMESWRINSDSPSSAVQSETTQLPPITTVLNTTSSTATKTTAMAALSTTHWTPTLPPRTKVRKLKMIGIPLFLRRSGPVIGSWIRDSALPNNYYVTYDFYGRYVYQYTSTENFKSATIDRTHDLRRYHYYGNSHVVFNGSLYYHRSGESTIVRFDLTHGAISTFKEIHGASYNDSNYLYAKSHVYFDLEFDENGLWAIYRKPRDEKGLHIMKIDPLTMQNIKTWRLEVDPTEYGNGFIAGGILYLVRDITKTKSTLDYAYDLYTDKPYKVPTPMFRNPYKYNTMINYFPRNNARDSRLLAWDNGVQMEYALLF comes from the exons ATGGCTGAAAAAATGGAAGTAAACACCTCGGTCCATATCCGGGTTTTGtacattttgatatttgggcTTTACTttggattttttattttactctACTGTAATAATGCCTTATGGTGGAAAGTTGAGAGTTTTGATAGTGTTAATCATAATAATGACGATAACAGCAATCATAATACTAAGATTTCAACTGAGAATGTATTACTGAACGAATCAGCTCGATTGAAAAGAAGTCGGACTTTTAGAAGTCCGGTCAGCCAAACG ACTTTGCAAGAATGCGCATATCTAACGAACATATGCAAAGAACAGAATTTAG gGCTAAAAGGAGACAAAG GTGACAAGGGAGTCGGAGGAGAGAAAGGTGAATATGGTATGTCCGGAATGACTGGACCAATGGGACCCCCTGGTACAGCTGGACAGCCAG GACCATTAGGGGTGAAGGGTGACAAAGGAGACAGAGGAATCATAGGCCCTGGTGGCCCTAAAGGGTTTGGCGGACCTAAAG GAGAGATTGGGGAACCAGGTGAAGATGGCATTCCTGGCAAACGTGGCCGAAGAGGTCCAGACGGTCTGAAGGGTCAAAAGGGAATTATTGGAATAGATGGTCCCCAAGGTCATACAGGTCAAAAAGGTCAAAAAGGAGAGAATGGAGAAACCGGTGGACCAGGTTATAGGATCGCATGTAATT GTCCTAGTGGTGAGAAAGGTGATAAGGGACAAAGAGGATTAATAGGTTTTACTGGATATAAGGGAGATAAAG GTTCAGATGGTCTTAAGGGTGACACAG GATTTGGATTAAGAGGTCTACCAGGCACTCCTGGTAAACCTGGGAGTAAAGGGGATACCGGAGACAAGGGGTCAAAAGGAGCTTGTGTTG TTTCTTCCCCCTTAGCAATGGAGAGTTGGAGAATCAACAGTGATTCTCCTTCATCAGCCGTGCAGTCAG AAACTACACAATTACCTCCAATAACAACAG tACTTAATACAACATCATCAACAGCAACAAAAACCACGGCGATGGCGGCATTATCAACAACACACTGGACACCTACATTACCTCCTCGGACTAAAG TTCGCAAACTTAAGATGATTGGAATACCGCTTTTTCTAAGACGTTCTGGACCAGTGATTGGTAGCTGGATTCGAGATTCCGCGTTGCCTAATAACTATTATGTGACTTATGACTTCTATGGGCGTTATGTGTATCAATATACATCTACTGAAAACTTTAAGTCAGCCACGATTGATAGAACACATGATCTGCGACGTTATCATTACTATGGGAATAGTCACGTGGTGTTTAATGGTTCTTTATACTACCATAGATCTGGTGAAAGTACAATTGTAAGGTTTGACTTGACACATGGAGCCATTAGCACTTTTAAGGAAATACATGGTGCGTCTTACAATGATAGTAACTATTTATATGCTAAAAGTCATGTGTATTTTGACCTGGAATTTGACGAAAACGGCTTATGGGCCATATATAGAAAGCCGCGTGATGAAAAAGGATTacatattatgaaaattgatcCCTTGACAATGCAGAATATAAAAACATGGCGTCTTGAGGTTGATCCAACAGAATACGGAAATGGATTCATTGCAGGTGGTATTCTGTATTTGGTTAGAGACATCACTAAGACGAAATCAACACTTGATTATGCTTATGATTTATACACAGATAAACCATACAAAGTTCCAACTCCAATGTTCAGAAATCCATACAAGTACAACACAATGATCAATTACTTTCCTAGAAATAACGCCAGAGATAGTCGATTACTTGCCTGGGATAACGGCGTACAGATGGAATATGCACTCCTTTTTTGA